Proteins encoded by one window of Ulvibacter sp. MAR_2010_11:
- a CDS encoding mevalonate kinase, producing the protein MIASEKEFIHIQTPGRICLFGDHQDYLGLPVIACAINRHIHLKAEVNSEKKFRILLPDIQEERIIPITETLEALHARDYFASALRVVKRVGCIPGRGYNISISGNIPINSGVSSSSALVVAWIHFLLKAFGANQSITDQFIAKLAHEAEVLEHGEPGGKMDQYTISIGDIVYIETGDDFNLQKIGTELEGMILADSGVQKRTLGVLSEAKEKALKAIEYVQNHIETFELSKVRLAEVPAYAIFIPEELQTYFYAAVRNHMLTQKALLEFEKANLNLKKLGELMTQHHTVLKDKLHTTVPKIDAMIEAALQAGAYGAKIVGSGGGGSIVVLAPKEKELHICNALLKAGAKAAYPVSVAKGSLEL; encoded by the coding sequence GTGATTGCTTCGGAAAAAGAATTCATACATATTCAAACGCCCGGCAGGATTTGTCTGTTTGGGGATCATCAGGATTATTTGGGGCTTCCTGTAATTGCATGTGCCATTAACAGACATATTCATCTAAAAGCCGAAGTCAATTCAGAAAAAAAATTCAGAATCCTCCTTCCCGACATTCAAGAAGAGCGAATTATTCCAATTACCGAAACATTGGAAGCATTACATGCCAGAGATTATTTTGCCTCCGCCTTGCGGGTAGTTAAACGAGTTGGTTGTATTCCCGGTCGAGGATACAACATTTCTATTTCGGGGAATATCCCAATAAATTCGGGTGTTTCCAGTTCTTCTGCCTTAGTTGTGGCATGGATTCATTTTTTACTGAAAGCCTTTGGTGCAAATCAATCCATAACAGATCAATTCATTGCGAAATTAGCGCATGAGGCTGAAGTTCTCGAACATGGAGAACCCGGTGGAAAAATGGATCAGTACACCATAAGCATTGGAGATATTGTCTATATTGAAACAGGTGATGACTTCAATCTTCAGAAAATAGGAACCGAATTGGAAGGAATGATTTTAGCCGACTCGGGCGTGCAAAAGAGGACCTTGGGTGTGCTTTCCGAAGCAAAAGAAAAGGCGCTAAAAGCCATTGAATATGTGCAAAATCACATTGAGACCTTCGAGCTTTCAAAGGTGCGACTTGCTGAAGTCCCTGCATACGCAATTTTCATCCCCGAAGAATTACAAACTTATTTTTATGCAGCGGTGCGAAATCACATGCTCACGCAAAAAGCCTTATTAGAATTTGAAAAAGCAAATCTGAATTTGAAGAAATTAGGTGAGTTAATGACCCAACATCATACAGTTTTAAAAGATAAATTACATACTACGGTCCCAAAAATTGACGCAATGATTGAAGCGGCTTTGCAGGCGGGAGCCTACGGTGCCAAAATAGTAGGCTCCGGAGGCGGCGGAAGCATTGTAGTACTTGCACCAAAAGAGAAGGAATTACACATTTGCAATGCATTATTGAAGGCAGGTGCGAAAGCGGCCTATCCGGTTTCGGTTGCCAAGGGCTCACTTGAACTATAA
- a CDS encoding peptidylprolyl isomerase, translating to MYKNLSFLFFGFLFTISAIAQHKKDILLTVNDKPVYTSEFKRVYKKNLDLVKDESQKNVESYLDLFIDYKLKIAEAYAQKLHKDATYKKEFSQYEEQLSRNYLFEDKVTEDLAREAYERGLEEIDASHILVLSGYDDLPQDTLKAYNKIKRIRDRALKGEDFTALAKETSEEPSANDRGGKLGYFSVFYLVYPFETEAYKTPVGEISDIVRTQFGYHIIKVHDRRKRAPHISVSHIMISDKPDSTGTFDPEERINEIYALIQQGESFESLAKQYSDDKATGKVGGRLPKFTKGDLRTIEFEEAAYQLTKPGELSKPIKSSFGWHIIRMEEIHPMQTYVEQMETLLRRVQDPARSKVVTNKVNKKIKEKYRFTQKGDFKTFFMGYLGDEVLQRKWKMDTLTSAQDKVIFTIGDRELNYSDFANYISERQLKADVYKTKEGLISGIYDEFETLELKNYFKYRLEFESEEYAAVVSEYRDGLLIFEVMNKNVWNKAKNDTIGLMKYYNTRKDQYMWKDRVDAVVVSTSSNTIAKQVRALLTEGKTGEEIKQQFNTDASVNVIVSDGIFEIGQNVLPENFEAVKGISPVYEVDQSFKIINVRKLIPPSEKTFEEVRGKVLSDYQNYLEKTWMQELHEKHKVEVNKKELKKVIKELNS from the coding sequence ATGTATAAAAATTTATCATTTCTTTTTTTCGGGTTTCTTTTTACAATTTCCGCGATAGCGCAACATAAAAAAGATATTTTACTAACGGTGAATGATAAGCCGGTCTACACTTCAGAATTCAAACGTGTGTACAAGAAAAACCTTGATCTTGTAAAAGACGAGTCTCAAAAAAATGTAGAGAGTTATTTGGACCTTTTTATCGATTATAAACTTAAAATTGCTGAAGCCTATGCCCAAAAGCTTCATAAGGATGCTACTTACAAAAAGGAATTCTCCCAATATGAGGAGCAATTGTCCCGTAATTATTTATTTGAAGATAAGGTAACCGAAGACCTTGCTAGAGAGGCGTATGAGCGTGGCTTAGAAGAAATTGATGCATCGCATATTCTGGTTTTATCCGGTTATGACGATCTGCCTCAAGATACGCTGAAAGCCTACAACAAAATTAAGCGTATTCGTGACAGAGCTTTAAAGGGCGAAGATTTTACAGCCTTGGCGAAGGAAACTTCGGAAGAGCCTTCAGCAAATGATCGCGGCGGAAAATTAGGCTATTTTTCAGTTTTTTATCTTGTATATCCATTCGAAACAGAGGCGTATAAGACTCCGGTCGGCGAAATTTCTGATATTGTGAGAACCCAATTCGGATACCATATTATTAAAGTACATGACCGAAGAAAAAGAGCTCCTCATATTTCGGTTTCACATATTATGATTTCAGACAAACCCGATTCTACCGGCACCTTCGACCCGGAAGAGCGAATCAATGAAATTTACGCCCTAATTCAGCAAGGAGAGTCATTTGAAAGTTTGGCGAAACAATATTCCGATGATAAAGCTACAGGAAAAGTGGGTGGTCGTCTCCCTAAATTTACCAAAGGCGATTTGCGAACCATCGAGTTTGAAGAAGCAGCCTACCAACTTACAAAGCCGGGCGAATTGTCCAAACCCATAAAGTCAAGCTTTGGATGGCACATTATTCGAATGGAGGAAATCCATCCCATGCAAACCTATGTCGAGCAAATGGAAACCTTGTTGCGAAGAGTCCAGGATCCGGCACGCTCCAAAGTAGTTACGAATAAAGTAAATAAAAAAATCAAGGAAAAGTACCGCTTTACACAAAAGGGAGATTTTAAAACTTTCTTTATGGGATATCTTGGAGATGAGGTGTTACAACGAAAATGGAAGATGGATACTTTAACATCCGCACAAGATAAGGTGATTTTTACCATTGGCGATCGGGAATTGAATTACTCGGATTTTGCCAATTATATTTCAGAGCGTCAATTAAAGGCCGATGTTTATAAAACAAAAGAAGGTTTAATTAGTGGTATCTACGACGAATTTGAAACCTTAGAGCTGAAGAATTACTTCAAATATAGATTGGAATTCGAAAGTGAAGAATATGCCGCTGTTGTTTCGGAATACCGCGATGGTTTGCTCATTTTTGAAGTTATGAACAAAAATGTTTGGAACAAGGCTAAAAACGATACAATTGGCCTAATGAAATATTACAATACGAGGAAGGATCAATACATGTGGAAAGATCGTGTGGATGCTGTAGTTGTTTCAACTTCGAGCAACACAATTGCAAAGCAAGTTCGGGCGTTATTAACTGAAGGTAAGACAGGAGAAGAGATTAAACAACAATTCAATACAGATGCTTCTGTAAATGTGATTGTTTCGGATGGTATCTTCGAAATAGGGCAAAACGTGCTGCCCGAAAACTTTGAAGCGGTTAAAGGTATTTCCCCGGTTTATGAGGTAGACCAATCGTTTAAAATTATCAATGTTCGGAAACTAATACCTCCTTCCGAAAAAACCTTTGAAGAGGTAAGGGGTAAAGTGTTGAGTGATTACCAGAATTATCTGGAAAAAACATGGATGCAGGAGTTGCACGAAAAACACAAAGTAGAAGTGAATAAAAAGGAATTAAAAAAAGTAATTAAAGAACTAAATTCTTAA
- a CDS encoding peptidylprolyl isomerase, with amino-acid sequence MRKLIVFFFCGGFLVSCDYFTRDSEKVPIARANDSYLYEEDIKALISETTSEEDSTLIVNNYINRWATQKLLINQARINLSEEKLAAYDKLVQEYKNDLYTEAYKSAVVSQQLDSTVSKSDLLEFYELNKNNFKLNDELLKVRYIHVAENYTNLAKARQLLDRFNQKDKTELNTLSIQFKEFNFNDSIWVKKEALLNTLPVISANSEQVLKKSNFTQLQDSLGVYLVKIQDILKPNDIAPLSHIEPTIKQIILNKRKLELIKKLETDITKDAIKNKNFEIYTKN; translated from the coding sequence ATGCGAAAACTAATTGTCTTCTTTTTTTGTGGTGGGTTTTTGGTTTCATGCGATTATTTTACGCGGGATTCCGAAAAGGTTCCTATTGCAAGGGCGAACGACAGTTATTTGTATGAAGAAGATATCAAAGCGTTAATTTCTGAAACTACTTCGGAAGAGGACAGCACCCTAATTGTCAATAACTACATCAATCGCTGGGCAACTCAAAAGCTGCTAATTAATCAGGCGAGAATTAACCTTTCTGAAGAGAAACTTGCAGCCTACGACAAATTGGTTCAGGAATATAAAAACGACCTGTACACCGAAGCCTATAAGAGTGCGGTCGTCTCTCAGCAATTAGACAGTACTGTTTCAAAAAGTGATCTTTTGGAATTTTACGAGCTGAACAAGAATAATTTTAAACTCAACGACGAGCTGCTTAAAGTGAGATACATTCACGTAGCTGAAAACTATACAAACCTGGCTAAAGCAAGACAGTTATTGGATCGGTTTAACCAAAAAGACAAAACCGAATTAAACACGCTTAGTATTCAGTTTAAGGAATTCAATTTTAACGATTCTATTTGGGTAAAAAAGGAAGCCCTTTTAAACACTCTCCCGGTTATAAGTGCGAATAGTGAACAAGTGTTAAAAAAATCTAATTTTACACAATTACAAGATTCATTAGGAGTATATTTGGTGAAAATTCAGGATATTCTAAAACCTAATGATATCGCACCCCTTTCGCATATCGAACCTACCATAAAACAGATTATTCTCAATAAACGGAAGCTGGAATTAATAAAAAAACTGGAAACAGATATTACAAAAGATGCTATTAAAAATAAGAACTTTGAAATCTATACAAAAAACTAG
- a CDS encoding peptidylprolyl isomerase: MKSIQKTSLLALLFLVSIALTAQEVVVVDSTGVAKSNNQLMETVVTTDTVLPFKRYKAEGVSAVVGEYVVLDSDIDKSYLELDSQGISTDGITRCQLFGKLLEDKLYAHHAKIDSIMVPDAEINSQIEQQLQYMISELGSEEKVASYYRKDDIAELRKDLFEVNKTLRLASEMQRTVVENVEVTPEEVREFFYSIPDEDRPVFSAEVEVAQIVIEPEITEEAKQRVIARLNQFRADVMDNDASFATKAVLYSKDPGSASKGGLITGIRRNSSFAKEFKDQAFSLLEGEVSEPFETEFGWHILYVEKIRGQEVDVRHVLLFPEVSQTTIDEAREKVDKLRQQITSGEITFAEAASTYSDEVETRNNGGQLVNPVTGDTRFDLTKMDPTLSAQVYNLKEGEISKVYTDRDRTGKSNFKILTVTNRYEEHPSDYVKDYEKIKELALKEKQIKAIGIWQEKKIKETYVNVNDDYKECEFTNNWLKK, translated from the coding sequence TTGAAATCTATACAAAAAACTAGTCTTCTTGCCTTACTATTCCTGGTAAGTATTGCACTCACTGCACAGGAAGTGGTGGTTGTAGACAGTACCGGTGTTGCGAAAAGTAACAACCAGTTAATGGAAACCGTAGTAACTACAGATACTGTATTGCCGTTTAAAAGGTATAAAGCCGAAGGCGTAAGTGCCGTGGTAGGGGAATATGTTGTTTTAGACAGTGATATCGATAAAAGTTATTTGGAACTTGACTCTCAAGGTATTTCTACCGATGGTATCACCAGATGTCAGCTGTTTGGAAAACTACTGGAAGATAAATTGTATGCGCATCATGCAAAAATAGACAGTATCATGGTGCCCGATGCCGAAATAAACTCGCAAATCGAGCAGCAATTACAATATATGATCAGTGAGCTGGGAAGTGAAGAGAAGGTTGCCAGTTATTATCGAAAAGACGATATAGCTGAATTGCGAAAAGACCTGTTTGAAGTCAACAAAACTTTACGCTTGGCAAGTGAAATGCAACGGACTGTTGTTGAGAACGTAGAAGTTACTCCCGAAGAAGTTCGTGAGTTTTTCTATTCAATTCCCGATGAGGATCGTCCGGTATTTAGTGCCGAAGTTGAGGTGGCTCAAATTGTGATAGAGCCCGAAATTACCGAAGAAGCCAAACAAAGAGTTATAGCACGATTAAATCAGTTTCGCGCCGATGTAATGGACAACGATGCCAGCTTCGCCACCAAGGCAGTATTGTACTCCAAAGATCCGGGTTCGGCATCTAAGGGAGGATTAATTACCGGAATAAGAAGAAATTCCTCGTTTGCCAAAGAATTTAAAGATCAGGCGTTTTCTCTTTTGGAAGGGGAAGTGAGTGAACCGTTCGAAACCGAATTCGGTTGGCATATTTTATATGTTGAAAAAATTAGAGGTCAGGAAGTAGATGTGCGTCACGTTCTCTTATTTCCGGAAGTCTCACAGACCACCATCGATGAAGCCAGAGAGAAAGTAGATAAACTGAGACAGCAAATTACAAGCGGAGAAATTACCTTTGCCGAAGCTGCAAGTACCTATTCCGATGAGGTAGAAACACGAAACAACGGCGGACAATTAGTAAACCCCGTTACCGGAGATACTCGTTTCGACCTAACCAAAATGGATCCTACCCTCAGTGCACAAGTTTACAACTTAAAGGAGGGTGAAATTTCAAAGGTATATACAGACAGAGACCGTACCGGAAAAAGTAATTTTAAAATTCTAACGGTTACCAATCGCTACGAAGAACATCCTTCCGATTATGTAAAAGATTACGAAAAAATTAAAGAATTAGCCCTAAAAGAAAAGCAAATTAAAGCAATAGGTATTTGGCAGGAGAAAAAAATAAAAGAAACTTACGTTAATGTAAATGACGACTATAAGGAGTGTGAATTTACCAATAATTGGCTTAAAAAATAA
- a CDS encoding aconitate hydratase, which translates to MAFDIDMIKKVYSQMAERVDKAREVVGKPLTLSEKILYNHLWDGMPNKAFTRGKDYVDFAPDRIACQDATAQMALLQFMQAGKTKVAVPTTVHCDHLIQAKQGAALDLKRANETSNEVFDFLESVSNKYGIGFWKPGAGIIHQVVLENYAFPGGMMIGTDSHTVNAGGLGMVAVGVGGADAVDVMAGMPWELKFPKLIGVKLTGELSGWTASKDVILKVAGILTVKGGTGAIVEYFGPGAKNLSCTGKGTICNMGAEIGATTSTFGYDDAMERFLRATDRAEIADEANKIRPYLTGDDEVYANPEAYFDQVIEINLSELRPHLNGPFTPDLATPVGQLGEKAKANDWPIKVDWGLIGSCTNSSYEDLTRAASIAQQAIDKKLKPKSDFGINPGSEQIRFTAERDGLLDVFENLGATVFTNACGPCIGQWDRSDRKGDEKNTIVHSFNRNFSKRADGNPNTHAFVGSPEMVAAIAISGRLDFDPMNDSLLNEDGEMVKLDIPRGIELPPKGFEVEDAGYLEPVADGSRISVKVSTTSERLQLLEPFVPIKDSELMGAKLLIKAFGKCTTDHISMAGPWLRYRGHLDNIANNTLIGAVNAFNKKTNFVKNQLDGEYGGVPDVQREYKKAGIKTIVVGDHNYGEGSSREHAAMQPRFLGVAAVLVKSFARIHETNLKKQGMLGLTFANEADYDKIQEDDTFNFVDIASFAPNKPLTIEVVHKDGTKDTIMANHTYNEAQILWYREGSALNLIKIQNAS; encoded by the coding sequence ATGGCTTTCGACATTGACATGATAAAAAAGGTCTACTCTCAAATGGCAGAACGAGTAGATAAAGCGCGTGAAGTAGTGGGTAAACCCCTCACACTTTCCGAAAAAATACTATACAATCACTTATGGGACGGAATGCCTAACAAAGCTTTTACCCGAGGTAAGGATTATGTCGATTTCGCGCCGGACCGAATTGCATGTCAGGATGCTACAGCCCAAATGGCCCTGTTGCAGTTTATGCAGGCAGGAAAGACCAAAGTAGCCGTGCCTACCACCGTGCATTGTGATCACTTAATTCAGGCGAAACAAGGCGCAGCGCTAGATTTGAAACGCGCCAATGAAACCAGTAATGAGGTATTTGATTTTCTGGAATCTGTTTCCAATAAATACGGAATTGGCTTCTGGAAGCCGGGAGCAGGGATTATTCACCAAGTGGTATTAGAAAATTACGCCTTCCCCGGCGGAATGATGATTGGAACCGATTCGCATACAGTAAATGCAGGAGGTTTGGGAATGGTTGCCGTAGGAGTAGGGGGAGCTGATGCTGTGGACGTAATGGCGGGAATGCCATGGGAATTGAAATTTCCGAAATTGATTGGAGTAAAATTAACAGGAGAACTCAGCGGCTGGACGGCGTCCAAGGATGTTATTTTAAAAGTAGCCGGAATTCTTACAGTAAAAGGAGGAACCGGAGCCATCGTCGAATACTTCGGACCGGGAGCTAAGAACCTTTCTTGTACAGGAAAAGGAACAATTTGTAATATGGGTGCCGAAATTGGTGCGACCACTTCAACGTTTGGATATGACGACGCCATGGAGCGTTTCTTACGTGCGACCGATAGAGCCGAAATTGCCGATGAAGCCAATAAAATAAGACCTTATCTTACAGGTGACGATGAGGTTTACGCAAATCCTGAAGCCTATTTCGATCAGGTAATTGAAATCAACCTATCCGAACTACGCCCACATCTTAACGGACCTTTTACACCCGATTTGGCAACTCCGGTTGGACAATTGGGAGAAAAAGCAAAAGCAAACGACTGGCCTATAAAAGTAGACTGGGGACTTATTGGTTCTTGTACAAACTCTTCTTACGAGGATCTTACGCGTGCCGCTTCTATCGCACAACAGGCAATCGATAAAAAATTAAAGCCGAAAAGTGACTTCGGAATCAATCCGGGATCGGAACAAATTCGCTTTACAGCCGAACGCGACGGATTATTGGATGTGTTCGAAAACTTAGGCGCCACCGTATTTACAAATGCCTGCGGACCTTGTATTGGTCAGTGGGACCGAAGCGATCGTAAGGGAGATGAAAAAAATACCATTGTACATTCCTTTAACCGAAACTTTTCAAAAAGAGCCGATGGAAACCCAAATACCCATGCCTTTGTAGGTTCCCCCGAAATGGTGGCTGCAATTGCGATCTCCGGGAGATTAGATTTCGATCCTATGAACGATAGCTTATTAAACGAAGATGGTGAAATGGTAAAACTGGACATCCCCAGAGGTATCGAATTACCACCCAAAGGTTTTGAAGTAGAAGATGCCGGTTATTTGGAGCCCGTGGCAGATGGTAGTAGAATAAGCGTGAAAGTGAGCACTACTTCCGAAAGACTTCAATTACTCGAGCCCTTCGTTCCTATTAAAGATTCCGAGCTTATGGGCGCCAAATTGCTAATTAAAGCCTTTGGAAAATGTACAACCGATCATATCTCCATGGCGGGTCCATGGTTGCGATACAGAGGTCATTTGGACAATATAGCCAACAATACACTCATCGGTGCGGTGAATGCCTTTAACAAGAAAACGAATTTTGTAAAAAATCAGTTGGATGGTGAGTACGGCGGAGTACCCGATGTACAACGCGAATACAAGAAGGCGGGAATTAAAACCATTGTGGTGGGAGATCATAACTACGGAGAAGGTTCTTCCCGTGAACACGCAGCCATGCAACCCCGATTTTTAGGTGTAGCAGCCGTGTTGGTGAAATCGTTTGCACGTATCCATGAAACTAATTTAAAGAAGCAGGGAATGTTAGGCCTTACATTTGCCAACGAAGCCGATTACGATAAGATTCAGGAGGATGATACCTTTAACTTTGTCGATATAGCTTCTTTTGCGCCCAATAAGCCCTTAACTATCGAGGTGGTGCATAAGGACGGTACTAAAGACACCATCATGGCAAACCATACCTATAATGAGGCACAAATTCTATGGTATCGAGAAGGTTCTGCTTTGAATCTTATCAAGATTCAAAATGCTTCATAA
- a CDS encoding acyltransferase gives MNISNKKRNIGLDLARTTAILLVLFAHTLWISDHYPKVIEAAMRLSGTIGVEVFFIISGFLIGKIILREINAPDYSFQNVKTFLFRRWFRTFPNYYFLLLVNVGVWFFVYGELPEKLYKYFIYIQNFSEPSLPFYRVSWSLAVEQFSYIIGPVLMLLGVKFFPKKNRDALYLIVTIFIILCFTATKIHFYYNHTLTDIVDWNENIRKVLIYRLDVVYYGFLLRYVYNKRMELLLKYKMQLLWLGLFIIVILHIFRTFIGITVQDDPFFMIVLYLPLNSFAIACLIPHLTVMEIQSKIWSKFLTTISLISYSLYLLHYTIILHTMKVIFPSEALRGFELWAYTFLYWGITILLSYLLYVYFEKPVTDLRDSPKLKRLLGRN, from the coding sequence ATGAATATCAGCAATAAAAAGCGAAATATAGGTTTAGACCTGGCCCGAACCACGGCTATTTTGTTAGTACTCTTTGCGCACACCCTCTGGATTAGCGATCACTACCCCAAAGTTATTGAAGCTGCCATGCGTCTTAGTGGCACAATAGGAGTGGAGGTATTTTTTATAATCAGCGGATTTCTAATCGGGAAAATTATACTCAGAGAAATTAATGCCCCCGATTATTCCTTTCAGAATGTAAAGACATTCCTTTTTCGACGGTGGTTCAGAACCTTTCCTAATTATTATTTCCTCTTGCTGGTCAATGTAGGTGTTTGGTTCTTCGTCTATGGCGAACTCCCCGAAAAACTCTACAAATACTTTATTTACATTCAAAATTTTTCTGAACCCTCTCTGCCTTTTTACAGAGTGTCCTGGAGTTTGGCGGTAGAACAATTTTCCTATATAATTGGTCCTGTATTGATGTTATTGGGAGTGAAATTTTTTCCGAAGAAAAACAGAGATGCATTATATCTTATAGTAACCATTTTTATCATTCTGTGTTTTACAGCCACCAAAATACATTTCTATTATAACCATACACTTACCGATATCGTAGACTGGAATGAAAATATTAGAAAGGTACTTATTTACAGATTGGATGTAGTCTACTATGGATTTTTGCTCCGCTATGTGTATAATAAAAGGATGGAACTGCTCTTAAAATACAAAATGCAGCTGCTTTGGCTGGGACTTTTTATCATTGTTATTTTACATATTTTCAGAACCTTTATTGGTATCACAGTGCAGGACGATCCGTTTTTTATGATTGTACTGTATTTGCCACTTAATTCGTTCGCAATAGCCTGTTTAATTCCCCATCTCACCGTAATGGAGATTCAGTCTAAAATTTGGAGCAAATTCTTAACGACCATCAGTCTTATTTCCTATTCTCTTTATTTACTGCATTATACCATCATTTTACATACCATGAAGGTGATTTTCCCTTCGGAAGCATTAAGAGGTTTCGAACTTTGGGCCTACACCTTTTTATATTGGGGTATCACCATTCTACTTTCTTACCTCTTGTATGTGTATTTTGAAAAACCTGTCACCGATTTGCGGGATTCCCCAAAACTAAAACGGTTATTAGGAAGAAATTAA
- a CDS encoding MoxR family ATPase, with product MSDVAAVTQLVSKHEALRQEIKKVIVGQDEVVEQVLLSIFSGGHALLIGVPGLAKTLLVNTVAEALGLKFKRIQFTPDLMPSDILGSEILDQNREFKFIKGPIFANIILADEINRTPPKTQAALLEAMQERAVTVAGNHYKLDLPYFVLATQNPIEQEGTYPLPEAQLDRFMFAINLDYPSFSEEVEVVKTTTSGDTATVNPLFTSEEIIRYQQLIRRVPVADNVVEYAVTLVGKTRPKSQAAPEIVKNYIDWGAGPRASQNLILGAKSHAALHGKFSPDIADVQKVATGILRHRLIKNYKAEAEGLSIEEIIKSLF from the coding sequence ATGTCAGACGTAGCAGCAGTAACACAATTAGTATCAAAACACGAAGCCCTACGGCAGGAAATTAAGAAAGTAATTGTGGGTCAGGATGAGGTAGTAGAACAGGTGCTGCTTTCTATCTTTTCGGGCGGACATGCCTTACTTATAGGTGTTCCGGGATTGGCAAAGACCTTACTGGTAAATACAGTGGCCGAAGCCTTAGGGCTTAAATTTAAACGCATTCAGTTTACTCCAGATTTGATGCCGAGTGATATTTTGGGTTCCGAAATTTTAGACCAGAATCGTGAATTCAAATTTATTAAAGGCCCCATCTTCGCTAATATTATTTTGGCAGATGAAATTAACCGTACACCTCCTAAAACTCAGGCAGCCTTGTTGGAAGCTATGCAGGAACGCGCAGTTACTGTAGCCGGAAATCATTATAAGTTGGATTTGCCCTACTTTGTGTTGGCGACCCAAAACCCTATCGAACAGGAAGGGACGTATCCGTTACCGGAAGCACAGTTGGACCGTTTTATGTTCGCTATCAATCTGGATTACCCGTCTTTTTCGGAAGAAGTGGAAGTGGTAAAAACAACAACCTCAGGAGATACCGCAACAGTCAATCCGTTGTTTACTTCCGAAGAAATTATCAGGTACCAACAACTTATTCGAAGAGTCCCTGTAGCCGATAATGTTGTAGAATACGCAGTAACATTAGTGGGTAAAACCAGACCTAAGAGTCAGGCAGCCCCCGAAATAGTTAAAAATTATATCGACTGGGGAGCAGGTCCCAGAGCATCTCAAAACCTGATATTAGGTGCTAAATCTCATGCAGCCTTGCATGGAAAATTTTCACCGGATATTGCGGATGTACAAAAAGTGGCAACCGGAATACTACGCCACAGACTTATAAAAAACTACAAAGCCGAAGCCGAAGGGCTTAGTATCGAAGAAATTATTAAGAGCTTGTTTTAA
- a CDS encoding sugar phosphate nucleotidyltransferase, with protein sequence MEHTLVILAAGASSRMKKSVDAPLATNESNSGSKALIQFGKDNRPFLDYLLLNAQKAGYRDIILVIGKNSQGFITYYENNASFRELNISFATQAIPTNRVKPLGTADAVLQAMEQFLELQKEIFSVCNADNLYSVSALSDLQKSTASNAFISYDRGGLDFSAERVTSFALVSLDSENYLLDIIEKPGADEVSNFKDRTGKLRVSMNLWKLNGSQMYWYLKDCPLHPQRDEKELPTAILNMVKENPRSVLGIPRKEHVPDLTSKEDIAILKKYIEAHFPE encoded by the coding sequence ATGGAACATACACTCGTCATACTTGCAGCAGGAGCCTCTTCCAGAATGAAAAAGTCGGTCGATGCCCCTCTCGCTACAAATGAATCAAATTCAGGAAGCAAGGCGCTTATTCAGTTTGGGAAAGACAACAGACCCTTTTTAGATTACTTACTTCTAAATGCCCAAAAAGCCGGGTATCGCGACATTATTTTAGTAATTGGCAAGAATTCTCAAGGCTTTATCACTTATTACGAAAACAATGCTTCGTTTAGAGAATTGAACATTTCATTCGCAACACAAGCCATCCCTACAAATCGAGTAAAACCCTTGGGCACTGCCGATGCTGTCCTTCAGGCAATGGAACAGTTCTTAGAATTACAAAAGGAAATATTTTCGGTGTGTAATGCAGATAATTTATATTCGGTATCGGCCTTGAGTGACCTTCAAAAATCAACTGCTTCAAATGCTTTTATAAGTTACGATCGCGGCGGACTTGATTTTTCGGCAGAGCGAGTAACATCGTTTGCATTGGTAAGTTTGGATTCTGAAAATTATTTATTGGATATCATTGAAAAACCAGGAGCTGATGAAGTTTCCAACTTTAAAGATCGCACCGGAAAACTGAGAGTGAGCATGAATTTATGGAAGCTGAACGGTTCACAAATGTATTGGTATCTAAAAGATTGTCCGTTACATCCTCAACGGGACGAAAAGGAGCTGCCAACCGCTATTCTGAATATGGTAAAAGAGAATCCGAGATCGGTTTTGGGTATTCCCAGAAAGGAACACGTACCCGATTTAACTTCGAAAGAGGATATTGCCATTCTGAAAAAATACATTGAAGCTCATTTTCCGGAATAA